In a genomic window of Vicia villosa cultivar HV-30 ecotype Madison, WI unplaced genomic scaffold, Vvil1.0 ctg.000073F_1_1, whole genome shotgun sequence:
- the LOC131623490 gene encoding uncharacterized protein LOC131623490 — MKPALALLPFLFLFLFVVTTESRKDLKEYWQTVMKDEEMPEGIKGLLQLKSETEPLKNSKVQEQLVKGKCDQHLVTNTLDVKEKKVVTGEFEPRPSATKYDGNGGYKNMKLSVNGEFEPIPSVTKYDGDEGYKNMKPSVNGEFKPIPSVTKYDGDEGYKNIKLPVNGEFEPIPSVTKYDGDESYKNMKLSVNSEFEPIPSVTKYDGDESYKNMKLPVNGEFEPIPSVTKYDGSYKNTKLPVNGEFEPIPSVTRYDGNDGYKSMKLPVNDEFEPRPSATKYDGDEGYKTMKVNVNDEFEPRPSATKYDGDEGYKNIKLQVNGEFEPIPSVTRYDGDDGYKNIKLPMNNEFEPRPSATKYDGDEGYKTMKVNVNDEFEPRPSATKYND; from the exons ATGAAACCTGCTCTTGCTTTGCTTCCTTTCCTCTTCCTTTTCTTG TTTGTTGTTACTACAGAATCAAGAAAAGATCTAAAAGAATATTGGCAAACTGTTATGAAAGATGAAGAGATGCCAGAAGGAATTAAAGGGCTTCTTCAACTCAAATCTGAGACCGAGCCTTTAAAGAACTCCAAGGTGCAAGAACAACTTGTCAAAGGTAAATGTGATCAGCATCTCGTAACAAACACATTAGATGTCAAAGAAAAAAAAGTGGTCACCGGAGAATTTGAACCGAGACCAAGTGCTACAAAGTATGATGGTAACGGAGGATATAAAAATATGAAACTATCGGTGAACGGTGAGTTTGAACCCATACCAAGTGTTACAAAATATGATGGTGACGAGGGTTATAAGAATATGAAACCATCGGTGAACGGTGAGTTTAAACCCATTCCAAGTGTTACAAAGTATGATGGTGATGAGGGTTATAAGAATATAAAATTACCGGTAAATGGTGAGTTTGAGCCTATACCAAGTGTTACAAAGTATGATGGTGATGAGAGTTATAAAAATATGAAACTATCGGTAAACAGTGAATTTGAACCTATACCAAGTGTAACAAAGTATGATGGTGATGAGAGCTACAAAAATATGAAACTACCGGTGAATGGTGAGTTTGAGCCAATACCAAGTGTTACAAAGTATGATGGTAGTTATAAGAATACGAAACTACCGGTGAATGGTGAGTTTGAGCCCATACCAAGTGTTACAAGATATGACGGAAATGATGGTTATAAAAGTATGAAATTACCCGTGAATGATGAGTTTGAACCAAGACCAAGTGCTACAAAATATGATGGTGACGAGGGTTATAAAACTATGAAGGTGAACGTGAATGATGAGTTTGAACCTAGGCCAAGTGCTACAAAGTATGATGGAGATGAGGGTTATAAGAATATAAAATTGCAGGTGAACGGTGAGTTTGAGCCCATACCAAGTGTTACAAGATATGACGGAGATGAtggttataaaaatataaaattacctATGAATAATGAGTTTGAACCAAGACCAAGTGCTACAAAATATGATGGTGACGAGGGTTATAAAACTATGAAGGTGAACGTGAATGATGAGTTTGAACCCAGGCCAAGTGCTACCAAGTATAATGattga